The sequence CATCCCCACCCCAGCCCTCCCCTTGAAGGGGAGGGAGTCACAAGGAGAATGTGAAATGAGCAAACAACTTCAAGAAGCCTATATCGTTTCGGCTACCCGTACGCCAATCGGCAAGGCGCCGCGCGGCATGTTCAAGAACACCCGCCCGGACGACCTGCTGGTACGCGTCATGCAATCCGCCATGGCGCAAGTGCCTGGCCTGGATCCTAAACTGGTGCAGGACGCCATCATCGGCTGTTCCTTCCCTGAAGGCGCACAAGGCCTGAACATGGCGCGTAACGCCGTGCTGCTGGCCGGTCTGCCGAACACCATCGGCGGCGTTACCGTCAACCGTTACTGCGCATCCGGCATCACCGCCATCGCCATGGCTGCCGACCGCATCCGCGTCGGCGAAGCTGACGTCATGATCGCCGGCGGCGCCGAATCGATGTCGATGGTGCCGATGATGGGTTTCCATCCTTCGGTCAACATGAACGCCTTCAAGGACGAAAACGTCGGCATGGCCTACGGCATGGGCCTGACTGCAGAAAAAGTCGCCCAGCAATGGAAAGTCTCGCGCGAAGCGCAAGACGCCTTCTCGGTCGAATCGCACCGCCGCGCCATCGCCGGCCAGCAAGCTGGCGAGTTCAAGGATGAAACCACCTCCTTCGACATCATCGAGCGCTTCCCCAACCTGGCCACCGGCGAGATCGATCTGAAGAACCGCACCGTCGACCGCGACGAAGGCGCACGCGCCGAGTCGAACATGGAAACGCTGGGCAAGCTGAAGGCAGTGTTCGCCGCCAAAGGCACAGTCACCGCAGGCAACAGCTCGCAAATGTCGGACGGCGCCGGCGCCTTGATCCTGGTCAGCGAAAAAATCCTCAAGGAATTCAACCTGACCCCGCTGGCGCGTTTCGTCTCGTTCGCAGTACGCGGCGTACCGCCGGAAATCATGGGCATCGGTCCTAAGGAAGCGATTCCGGCAGCGCTGCGCGCCGCTGGCCTGACCCAAGACCAGCTGGACTGGATCGAACTCAACGAAGCATTCGCAGCGCAAGCGCTGGCAGTGATCCAGGACCTCGGCCTGGATCCAGCCAAGGTCAACCCGCTGGGCGGCGCCATTGCACTGGGCCACCCGCTGGGCGCAACTGGCGCCATCCGTGCCGCCACTGCGATCCATGGCATCCGCCGCCGCAACCAGAAATACGGCATGGTCACCATGTGCGTTGGCGCCGGCATGGGCGCTGCAGGTATTTTCGAGCGCATGTAGTCGTTTGAACCAGCGTTTGAACCAGCGTTTGAATTAGCAGATTGTCATAAGCAATCGTAAAAAAAACAAAAGAGCCGTGCAGCTATCCTCAGCACGGCTTTTTTGTCTTCCAGTTCGCCACAGGTGCGATAACTGCGTTGCATGGCGCTTGCCGTACTAGCGTACTGTCTGCGCGCCATGCGCCTTGTTGTCGCACCTGTGGCGAACTGGAAGACCGCAGTTTTACGACCTATTCTATCGAACGTGTTGTAGTGATAAATGGAGTACCAGATGGATATTTTGACCAGCAAGGAAAACGGCATCCTGACGATTGAATTCAACCGTCTCGAAAAGAAGAACGCCATCACCGCCGCCATGTACCAGATCATGGTCGACGCCCTGAAAGATGCAGAGACAGACAGCGCAGTGCGCGCCATCCTGTTCCTCGGCAAGCCGCAGATCTTCAGCGCCGGCAACGATCTTGAAGATTTCATGAAGAACCGCCCCACCGGCACCGACAGCCCGGTGTTCCAGTTCCTGTGGCAGATCAGCCATGCCAGCAAGCCGATGGTAGCGGCAGTAGCCGGCGCCGCGGTCGGCATCGGCACCACCCTGCTGATGCATTGCGACCTGGTCTACGCCGCCGACAACGCCCGTTTCTCGATGCCGTTCACGCAGCTCGGCCTGTGCCCGGAAGCCGCCTCCAGCCTGATCTTGCCGCAGATCGCCGGCTATCAGCGCGCAGCAGAAAAACTGCTGTTGGGTGAAGCCTTCACAGCAGAAGAAGCCGCCTCCATGGGCCTGGTCAACAAGGTCTTGCCGGCGGAAGAACTGCTGGCGTTTGCGCAGGCGCAGGCGGCCAAGCTGGTGGCATTGCCGGCGGCGTCTATCCGCATCACCAAGCGTTTGATGAAGGGTGCGCAAACTGCTGAGGTGGAAGCGCGGATGGCGCAAGAGATCGAGCATTTCGGCGCGATGTTGAAGGCGGCTGAGGCGGCTGAGGCGTTTACTGCGTTTTTTGAGCGGCGTAAGCCTGACTTTAGCAAGTTTTGCTGATTGGTGTTTCATCGCAAGCATAACGAGCCCGACGATAAGTCGGGTTTTTTTATGGGTGCTTAGCATGCGCGCGTTTTTACCGGGGTATTTGGCGCCTGGGGTTACTTGTACTATGTGAAGTGAGGTGCAGAGTGTCCGCATGTCAGAATACTGCGTGACGCGGATATCTGTGATCGAATGTCAGGTCAAATCTAGAGCCGTCCACGTTATATTTGATTGGGTCCGGCCAAAACCAGCCAATCGTAAATTTTCTCCATAGTGACCATTCGCGCACGTGTGTTTCGCTGAACCGATAAAAGCGATTCTCGAGGCAGTTGCAGTCACATGTATATCGCAAGCAACCATGTTAAAGTGATGATTGTATATAAAAACAACATCTCCCACACCCATGCCTCAGCCTACTGCCGCCGATATTGCGAAGCTTTGCGACGACTGGTGCGCCGCTACCATGACGGTGGATGGTGGAATGGCCATTGGAGCAAGTACCGAGAAGTTCAGGCTCCTTGCAAACGGAGTGTTGTTTCACGAATTGGATCATGAGTCATTGTGTGCTGCACTCATCGGTCTGTCCAAAGTCCTGCTTCGTCCTGGACTGAACACAATAATTGTTCAGGACCATTTCGGCCTGTGGTCGTGGTGTGGTGAGCTCCTATTGGGCTCGCGTGCTCAGCTGTTTCCACACGACCAATATGAGATCAAGTCTCTGTATGAAACCTGTCTTCATGCAGCTCTCGCTAACTGCAGGAAGCCTGTCGTATTGGAAGAGGAATGGCGGGAACAACATAGAATTCAGGAGCAACAACCGCACCATGCAAAGCAGCTTCTTCAAAAGTCCCAGATCGTGTTGGCGTATTTGGCATTCCCGTTGCTAGAGGCGGTTTTAAAGCGAGCATGCGGGAGTTTCGTGTCTTTTGATGGACAAATTGTTTCGGCCTTCACGGTATTGAACAAGCAGGGCAACCCAAGGTTGTATGAACCACAAGGTGCTTGGCGCGATCGCCAGTGCAGTAGCCTCCGTGATCTGCTCGTTCTACACCATACGCAAGTGGCTGAACCTGACCTAGTAGTGCTCTTGGATCAGTTCAAGAATCACATCGCCGTGCTTGACGGGGCGCAAGATGCTTACGATCTCATATTTGCATGGAGAAATGCGTCGCTTCATGGCTCGACGAATTTTCAAACCATCGGAGGAACGGTACTCAATCTCTCTCTGTTGATTTCTCTGTTCGAGTTTGGAAAGAGCTTCGACCAGCGTCGTTTACAAGCACTCGCCCATTGCCAGCGGGAAGCTCAGACTGGTCACAAAAGCCCATGGTCCTTCTACCCGCCATACTGACCTGTACCTACTCGTTTATCCTAGCGGATCGCCATAGCGTTCGCTGAATTTAAACTTTAAATATCTGCGTTACCTTAACCGCCGCTTACGGGGTGTTTCCTGACAGAGATGCGTAAAAAATATTGGCTAAAATCTGAGGCTAGACGCATAAAGAGAAGCGAGTGATCACAATATTAACTCCTCATTTCCCTAGCAGCTCCAGAGAATGATTCCATTCCACAGCCCACGCACACAAAAAATCATGCCCATTAAAAGCTCTTTTCAGCTGCGATATAGGCACCCGATACACATCGTTTAATCCCAGCGCCAAAGTAACCGGATTCCACACGGCCTTGTTCTTGGCCCTTTTAGCGCTGCCTTTAACCCTCGCACCTTCATCGCCGAATATGCCGCCGCCCTCGCTAAGGGCCTGCGCCAGATCAATTTTCACCAGACTGGAAAACGCCATCAGCACTTGATCTTTGTTGATGCCGGTCTGCGACTCCATCGCCGCTTCAATCTTGACTGGCTGGGATTTGGCCTCGGCTGCGCGCTTCAGCTTGCCTGGCATGCGCTCCAGATCCTTTTTCAGGAAACGCAACTCATGCAAAGTCCTGCGAAATCCCGGCGGCTTGAGTTGCGCCACGATCTTGTAGACGTCTTTGGTGATAGTGATGAGCACATCTTCGCTTCCGGCCGCGAGCCGTCTGGTGTCGCCTTCGAAAAAGATCGGCGCCGCATAACCGCCGTTGGCGTCGCCGAAGAGTTCTGGATAGTCGGCGTCATAGTCCAGCCAGACGTACGGGATCAAGCCGTTTTCTATCAGCCGCGCCAATGTCCATGGCTCGCCGGTTTGCTGCGCAAGCCAGTGGCAGGCCTGCTCAGTGCTTGCCCGAAAAGGTAGTTCGATGTGCGTCATTTTTCTTTCTTTCACATGCCAGCGTCAATGCCGGCGTTGCTTCGGGCATCTGAGGATAAGCGCCAGGCTCTCCTCACATTATGTTTTTTCTTAAATATCGATTGAGCGCGTTTTAATTGCTGCGTATTTTTTTGACGATGCTAATGTAATGCATGCTGGGTTTGCATCGTTGCACAGGAAAAGATTGTCCCTGGATGATGAGGTGAACACAGTGCTTGCACCTTGCCTGCGCAGCATTGGCGGGCAAAGCAAGAAGCGCGGCGCGAGGATGCTACCAACATCAACGCGCCGCTAACCACAAACAACTAAAGTGAACTGGAGTTGAATATGGCTAAGCGCAATCATACGCGAGACCTCCGCACGCCCACAACCGATGATCCGTCGCAACGGCTCACCGTTTCTTTCTACCAAGACGACAATCCCGACGCACTCTGGATCAAGCTAAGCGGGGCCGGTCTCAAGCAAACCGGCTTTGCACCGCAAGCATCTGTCCGCGTCAGGATCATGACGGGCTGTCCGATCATTACCAGCAACTGAGATCCGTATCCGCACGAAATCTGACGACAAGACTACGCCACCTCTCGATCGCATATCGATTTGGTTTGGGAGGCGGTTCTTTTGTTTTCATGAAGCCCTCCTCTGAATGTTATTTATTGTCATTTGCATAATATTATTTTGTATGCTAAAAAGACATCATAAAATAGCTGGGGCGAGAAGAATTATGGGGCATACACAGGTCTTTCTGGAGGCACTACGATCAGGCGGTAATCGACAGCACAACAGGATTCTTCGCTTATCGTTCCCCCACAATGATGGTCCGCAGGCCCAGCTCTTGGTTAATAAACTCGACGCGGTGGAGAGCCTGTCGCGGGACTTTTCATTCATTATTGAGCTGTTGTCGGATACCCCTGATCTCGCGCTCAAGGACTTGCAGGGCAAGCTGTTCAGCGTAGAGCTTGTTCGTGGTGACGGCAGCCTCAGATTTTTCTCAGGTTTTTGCTTCGAGTTCAGTTTGCTCCGTACCGATGGCGGAATTTCCTTCTATCAGGCCAAATTGGGGCCGTGGCTGCAGTACCTGCGCCTGCGCACCGACAACTACATTTTTCACGGCAAGACCCTTCGAGAACAGCTGGAAATCATCTTCGCTGATTACGGCACGTTGCCATCCTGGGACTTCCAGGTCAGCGGCGAAGACGCCGCAATGACCGACGCGACTCAGTTCGGCGAAAGCGATTATAACTACATCCATCGACGCCTCGAATTTCGCGGAATTTTTTATCGCTACGCGCATACTGACCAGGGCCACAAGCTGGTCATCATGAATGACTCGACCCGGGCCGAGCCGATCGACGGCGGCCCGGAGATCAAGTTCCAGCGCCATGGCGGCGCCACCGAAGAAGACGGCATCGGCGAATTTTCATCGACGCGCCAAATTGTCCCCAGCAGCGTCACGCTGGGGGGATTCAACTTCAAGAATCCGAAGCCATTCAGCGCTGGCGTGCCAACCCTTAACAGGCAAGGCAATGTGCTCAGCACCGAGGTATATGAATATGTGGGCGCCTATGGAGCCAAGAATGTCCAGGACGCAGATACCCAGGCCCGGCTGCGCATGGAAGAGATCGAGGCGATCGGCAAGCATTTTGAAGCGGTCGGCAACAACCGCTTCGTTATTCCCGGCTGCTGGTTCCATCTGACTAATCACTTTGGTTTCAACCTGTTTGCCAGCCATGAAGAGGCCGCCAAGAACGAGTTCCTGATTGTCTCCGTGCATCATGTGGCGACCAATAATTATCTGCAGGAAGCCACCGAACAAGCCGGCTACAGCAATACCTTCACCTGCATCCGCAAAGCCATCCCCTGGCGGCCGGGGCGCGGCTTCAACAGCGTCGATACCAAGATCAACTACCCGCAAACCGCCACGGTGGTGGGGCCAAATGGCCAGGGGCCTGTGTTTACAGATGAATATGGACGCGTGCGTATCCAGTTCCACTGGGACCGCGTCGGCACCAACGATGAAAAGAGTTCCGCCTTCGTTCGTGCGGCCAGTCCCTGGGCCGGCGCCGAACTGGGCGCCCAAGCGATCCATCGGGTCGGTTCAGAAGTGCTGGTCATGTATCTGGACGGCAATCCTGACCGGCCGATTATCATCGGCAGCGTCTACAACCAGCGTAACATGCCGCCGTGGAAGCTGGCCACCCAGCAGTCGCTGATGGGCTTCCGCAGCCGCGAACTGACGCCTGACGGCGGCAATCAGCCAAGGGGGCGCTCGAATCACGTCATCCTCGATGATTCTAATAAAAGCATACAGGCCCAAATCCGAAGCGATGCCCAACACTCGCAGTTGAGTTTGGGCCAGATCACCCGCATCGAAGACAACGCCGGGCGGAAGGACGCGAGAGGTGACGGCTGGGAGCTGAGGTCAGATGGTCACGGAGTGGCACGCTCGGCCAAGGGCATGCTGATCACCACTGAGGCCCGCCCTGGCGCCGCCGCCCATATGACCGACATGGGAGAGACGATACAGCGCCTTACCTCAGCGCGTGACCAGCACGAAACGCTCGCCGACCTGGCGCAGCAGGCCGGCGCGCAGGAAAAGGACGGCCAGCAAGCCGATATCGCTAAAACCCTGAAGACGCAAAATGACGAAATCAAGGGTGGCAGCACCGAGGAAGGCAAGTTCCCTGAATTCTCGAAACCGCACCTGGTGGCGTCCAGCCCGGCCGGCATCGAGACCACCACCAGCGGCAGCACCCATATTGCCAGCGGCGATCACACCGCCATTACCACCGGCAAGAGCCTGTCGATCGCCAGCGGCGACAGCCTGTTTGCCAGCATCCGCAAGGCCTTCCTTCTGTTCGTGCACATGGCGGGGATGAAGCTGATTGCAGCGGCCGGTAACATCGACATACAGGCGCTGACGGACAGCATCAACATCCTTGCCAAGCTCAACATCACGCAAACCGGCAACCGCATCACCATCACCGCTAAGGAAGAGCTGGTGCTCAATGGCGGCGGCAGCTACGCCAAATACAACGCAGCTGGCATAGAACAAGGGACGAATGGCGCCTATGTGGCTCACGCCGCTTCCGTCAGCTTCGTAGGGCCGAATACTTTACCTGTGCCGCCCATGAATTTGCCCATCGTGGATGGCTTTGACGAACAGTTCAGACTTACGGATGAACAAGATAATGCGCTGCCAAACGCAGCCTATACCATCCGTAGTTCATGTGGGAAAATATGGCAAGGAATCAGTGATGCTGATGGACTCACGCAAAGAGTTTTTACCGAAAAACCTACCTCGCTGGCTGTTGAAATTCTAAAGGGAAAATCAAATGACCACGCATAAAAAGGGACACAAGACGGCCGGAGCAACCAATAAAACCAAGAACTCGCTTGTCAAGGTCGTTGTGAAACCAGACGACGCCGGCGAATGGGTCAAGCCGAATACTCTGGATAAATTTTATATTGATGACGAAGCTAATTTCCCTACTATTGTGTTCGAGATAAAAACAGACGCCCCTGGCCCCTACAAGTGGAGTTGGGCTATGTCGTGGGATGCACATGTCAGCGGTCTAAGAGAAAAAGCACGCGGCAAGAAGGTCGCCACTTTTTCAGATAGGGGGGACTTCACGCAAGCAGGGAAAAGCTGGGATGCAAAAACTATAAATAAAGTCATTGGAGGCACGCTAACAGTGACCGTGGAAGCCGGAGAGGAAAAATTCAGGCGCACTGTCACAGTTTTAGCACAGCAGCCCAGCGCGGAGAAAATAAAGGCATATCTTGCGGCTAGAAAAGCATCCGCATTGGAGAAGTTATTGGCCCAAGAATCAAGATTCAAACACTTGATCTTGGCAGATAGCGAGCCTGTTGTTGCCGGCGACAGCGGATATGGGGCTGCCCAACTAACAAAACCTATCCCTCAATATCAACAAATCTGGAGCTGGAAGGAAAATATTGACGCGGCAATCAAATTGATTGACGACAAAAAGCAAATTGCTAAAGATTGGTTAAGCCGTCATGGCACCTATACTCAAGACATGCTTGATACCGAAACCATTTCCCTTTGGAACGGCGGGCATTATTATCAATGGTATGCAACGCCTGCCCCTGGCCGTTGGGATCGAGATAAAAAAATTCTTTGCGATACAAAAACAGGAAATATCGGCTGGGATACCTCCGCCGAAGCAAATAAAGACACAACTGAAAACGACCTACGTGATCGAGACAAGGATGAATACAATAAAATGAAGAAGGGGCAGACCAAAGAACATCCATGGACATATTCAGGAGTTTGCTATGCAGATCATATCCTCGGTAATTAAGCGGCTATGCTTGTTTCTCGTAACTGCACTGCTTGTGGGGAGTGTTCACGCAACGCCGGCTGCAAATGGCGACATGCTGGAAAAATATAGGCAGGCATTTAAAAATTCGGCCTATCCAATCAAGTACATCTTTGTTGACGCTAATGGAGAAAATAGAGACGGATCATGCTGTAGTTCCGATGTACCAAAAAAGATTTACATGGTGAATATTTTAGCAAAGGAATCGTCTGAATTCATTTACTCGCCGGAAGTCAATCGCTTGATCAAGCAGGATTTTGAAATAACGATAGACGACAAATCTATAATTTCCATGCCTAAAGCAGATTATCTTATTCTGAGAATGTCGAGGCCTCCAGAATACAATCCCAAATCGGCTGGTTGTGCTGCCGGAATGGGTGAAGACCGAGCGTATTTGATTGCGATAAAGAATAACGGGATCAGTGTGCTTAACCGAAACTTCTTCAACTGCTCCGGCTCGTACAGGATGGTCCATGTCAATGGGCAACCTGGCTACGAAATTCGAGATTATAAAAAGGGCTCCGATCAAGCTCAGTCCGTGCTGTATATCCTTCAAGATGGGCAATTGGTAAGAAAAGAAAATGGTCCGTATAAGGAAGCAGCGCAATGACCGCTCTTACAGAACTTGATTACGACAGCACGCTTGATGACCTGGTAAGAGCGGTGCTGTACTCTTTCGCGATGAACGACTACGATGGCGAGGACTCGGTCGCTCTGAGGAGCATTGCCGCCTCTGATATTTTTGACGATGTAAAAACCGAAGTAGTGAATGAAGCTCTCGCCACTATTCAGCAGGCAGGCTTGATTGCCTGGAATGAAGAGCAAATCGGGCGGATTGGCCTGACAGCAGTGGGTATCGCTAAATTTCAATTGGTACGCAACGATTTTTTCGATGATGAAGAAAATGAACTGCTGAGAAATCGCCTTGTTGCCATCAACATTTCCGATCTTCAAAAATCGCAAACGTACCAGTCGCTCAAAAGGAAATTTTCTGGCCTCGCGGTGCTATCCGGCCAAATGTGCCCACAATCTGGTCGGTGGCAAGCGCAGCGGCTATCACATAAAACAATCGCTGTTGAACAAGGCGAACTTCTACCCTACCCAAAGTTTGACCATGCCGGCAATCAGGTGATTTGGCATTTGCTACTTACATAATCTAGTGCGCGTCGCGCATGAAATTTCTTTAGGTAAAAAGTTGATTACATCCATTGCAAGTCGAAAACTAAGGCCACCACTGCGCTCCGCATTGCAAGCGGCGATGGACGACATGGACGCCCAGGGGAATTACTTTTCCTATGCTGTGTGCCGCACGTATGACGGCCAAGCGCGTGGGAAGTGAACACCAAACATGGCGTCATCTACAGTGTTCTTGAAGGCCGCTATAGTGACCATGACGAGGCGATCAAGACCGGCGCGGCATGGTTGCCGGCCATTGAGAGCGAACGCACAATTTGACAGTTACGGGAAAAGAATGAATAAGGCGAAATTGGCAGGTTGCTTTTTGTTTGGCTTAGTGGCCGCTTTAGCAGGCTGCACGAAGAAAGTTGAGAATGTAAGCACTGACAAGGTTTTAAAGAATAATGTTATTGAAGTTCATCCAAAGACTGTTCGTAAAGATTCTGACATTGATTCTTGTGTGCGTAACTGGATTGCCGCTTACAGGCGT comes from Collimonas pratensis and encodes:
- a CDS encoding acetyl-CoA C-acyltransferase; this encodes MSKQLQEAYIVSATRTPIGKAPRGMFKNTRPDDLLVRVMQSAMAQVPGLDPKLVQDAIIGCSFPEGAQGLNMARNAVLLAGLPNTIGGVTVNRYCASGITAIAMAADRIRVGEADVMIAGGAESMSMVPMMGFHPSVNMNAFKDENVGMAYGMGLTAEKVAQQWKVSREAQDAFSVESHRRAIAGQQAGEFKDETTSFDIIERFPNLATGEIDLKNRTVDRDEGARAESNMETLGKLKAVFAAKGTVTAGNSSQMSDGAGALILVSEKILKEFNLTPLARFVSFAVRGVPPEIMGIGPKEAIPAALRAAGLTQDQLDWIELNEAFAAQALAVIQDLGLDPAKVNPLGGAIALGHPLGATGAIRAATAIHGIRRRNQKYGMVTMCVGAGMGAAGIFERM
- a CDS encoding enoyl-CoA hydratase → MDILTSKENGILTIEFNRLEKKNAITAAMYQIMVDALKDAETDSAVRAILFLGKPQIFSAGNDLEDFMKNRPTGTDSPVFQFLWQISHASKPMVAAVAGAAVGIGTTLLMHCDLVYAADNARFSMPFTQLGLCPEAASSLILPQIAGYQRAAEKLLLGEAFTAEEAASMGLVNKVLPAEELLAFAQAQAAKLVALPAASIRITKRLMKGAQTAEVEARMAQEIEHFGAMLKAAEAAEAFTAFFERRKPDFSKFC
- a CDS encoding type I addiction module toxin, SymE family, with the protein product MAKRNHTRDLRTPTTDDPSQRLTVSFYQDDNPDALWIKLSGAGLKQTGFAPQASVRVRIMTGCPIITSN
- a CDS encoding type VI secretion system Vgr family protein, producing the protein MGHTQVFLEALRSGGNRQHNRILRLSFPHNDGPQAQLLVNKLDAVESLSRDFSFIIELLSDTPDLALKDLQGKLFSVELVRGDGSLRFFSGFCFEFSLLRTDGGISFYQAKLGPWLQYLRLRTDNYIFHGKTLREQLEIIFADYGTLPSWDFQVSGEDAAMTDATQFGESDYNYIHRRLEFRGIFYRYAHTDQGHKLVIMNDSTRAEPIDGGPEIKFQRHGGATEEDGIGEFSSTRQIVPSSVTLGGFNFKNPKPFSAGVPTLNRQGNVLSTEVYEYVGAYGAKNVQDADTQARLRMEEIEAIGKHFEAVGNNRFVIPGCWFHLTNHFGFNLFASHEEAAKNEFLIVSVHHVATNNYLQEATEQAGYSNTFTCIRKAIPWRPGRGFNSVDTKINYPQTATVVGPNGQGPVFTDEYGRVRIQFHWDRVGTNDEKSSAFVRAASPWAGAELGAQAIHRVGSEVLVMYLDGNPDRPIIIGSVYNQRNMPPWKLATQQSLMGFRSRELTPDGGNQPRGRSNHVILDDSNKSIQAQIRSDAQHSQLSLGQITRIEDNAGRKDARGDGWELRSDGHGVARSAKGMLITTEARPGAAAHMTDMGETIQRLTSARDQHETLADLAQQAGAQEKDGQQADIAKTLKTQNDEIKGGSTEEGKFPEFSKPHLVASSPAGIETTTSGSTHIASGDHTAITTGKSLSIASGDSLFASIRKAFLLFVHMAGMKLIAAAGNIDIQALTDSINILAKLNITQTGNRITITAKEELVLNGGGSYAKYNAAGIEQGTNGAYVAHAASVSFVGPNTLPVPPMNLPIVDGFDEQFRLTDEQDNALPNAAYTIRSSCGKIWQGISDADGLTQRVFTEKPTSLAVEILKGKSNDHA